Below is a window of Flavobacterium sp. CFS9 DNA.
CGTACATATGATCTTTGTTTGGCCACCAAACACTTGCTCCCAATCCCTGACAGGATGAAGCGATAAAATCTTTACCATTTTTGTCCTTTTTCCAGCTGATTCCTCCATCCCAGGGTGCCTTTACAGCTTCTCTTGGTTTTCCTGTAAAACTTACTACTACTTCTTTGGTATCGCCCACTTTTTGTTTTTCAGTCAGGGTAATGAAAAAAGCATTTCCATCTCTCTTAAACTGCAATTCTTTCCCATCCTGTGTAACTTTCGTAATCTGCATAGGTTCCTGCAAATCAATCTGCATTTTATCGTATGGAGTTAAAACAGTATAACGGATGGTATTAGAACCTGAAATTGTTCGCTCTTTTGGACTCACTTTTATGTCAAGATGATAGTATTTTAAATCCCACCAGGCTCTTTCTTTTGTGATGCTTCCGCGTAAAGTGTCCTGATGTGTAAAAATAGTTTCAGACTTATTTAGAAGTCCTTGTGCATTGGCAGTAAAGCCAAATAGAAAGGCGATACAAACGCCACTGAAGTATTTTTTCATATGAAACAGATATTTTCTTTTAATCGAAATTAAGAAGGCTTTTTGAGCCGTTTACACTTCAACAAATGTAAACATTCGAATCAAGTTTTAACTGATTTTATAGGGAGGATTCTAAAAATTAATGTTAAAAATCATTTATTCTTCTGTATTTTAGCAAATCAAATTCCTATACACGATTTATGAGAATTCTTAAAATTGCTATCCTGCTCTGTTTGATGTGCTCGATCACAACGTATTCGCAAAACATTTTTATTCCAAGAACTATTCAAAAAGTTACTATTGATGGTGATTTATCAGATTGGAAAGCTTCTTTTCTTGGGCCGTTTGTGATTCATGATTCGGGAAGAAAAGCAACTCAGGATACGTATGTTTCTTTTGCATGGGATAATGATAATCTGTATATAGCCTATCGTTCGATTGATTCTAAAATTATTGGAAAGGCGCAGCAAAAAGACACTGAAATTTTTAATACTGATGATTTGGTTGAAATTTTTATAGATCCGGACGGTAATGGCGAAAACTATCTCGAAATTGGAGTCAATGCCTACTCTTCTTATTATGATTTACTGCTTAAATGCATCTCACCAGCCTGTGGCGGATGGAATATGAGTATTGCATTTGATGCTTTGGGATTGGAAACGCAAAGCAAATTAACGAACGAAGGATTCGATACCGAAATTAAAATTCCTTTCTCAAGTCTGAACACGATTAAAAACGGTAATTTTTCAACACCAAAAGTGGGAACTAAATGGCGAGGAAATGCTTTTAGAATTGATTACGGTAATATCACTGAATATCTTGCTTTACAGGCTTATAAAAGTTCCAGATTTGGTTTTCATCAACCACAGGAATTTGCTGTTTTTGAGTTTGCGGAGTAACTGCCTGTTCATTTGTTTCAAGTTTCAGGTTACTGCACAGAACTTGAAACTTGAAACCTGAAACCTGTAACCTTTTTTACTTCTGACGTTTTTTCAGAACATCGACAACATCATTAAGCTGATAACCTTTGGCTTGTAATAAGATAAGATAGTGAAAAAGCAAATCAGCGCTTTCGCTAAGAAATAAATCATCATTATCATCTTTAGCTTCGATGACCACTTCAACAGCTTCTTCGCCTACTTTTTGAGCAATTTTGTTGATTCCTTTTTCGAATAGAGAAGCCACATAACTTTTTTCTGAATCAGCATTTTCTCTACGAGTTTTGATGGTGTTTTCTAAGGAGGAAAGAAAGCCGTAATTCTCTTTGTTTTCTTCCTGCCAGCAGGTGTCTGCTCCGGTGTGACAGGTTGGTCCAACAGGATTTGCCTGAATCAAAAGTGTATCTCCGTCGCAGTCATTTTTGATGCTTACCAGATTTAAAAAGTTACCACTCTCCTCACCTTTCGTCCAAAGTCTTTGTTTGGATCGACTGAAAAAAGTAACTTTTTGAGTTTCTATTGTTTTTTGAAGTGATTCTTCGTTCATATAGCCCAGCATCAGCACATTCTTGGTTTCTGCATCCTGAATGATTGCCGGAATTAACCCGTGTGCACTTTTTATATCTACGTTCATTGTGATTTTATATTTTTGAGTTCAGATTTTAGATTAATCTCCAGACCCAGATTATTGGAATTTGGAATTTAAAAATTGGAATTTCTTTAAATTCTAACTTCTATGTTGTTGTTTTTCAATTCTTGTTTTAAGGTTTTGATTTCGATTTCTTTAAAGTGAAATACGCTTGCGGCCAATGCTGCATCGGCTTTTCCTTCTTTAAATGAATCTACAAAATGCTGTATTGTACCGGCACCGCCTGAGGCAATTATCGGAATATTAACAAGTTCCGAAAGTTTAGCAAGTGCCTCATTCGCAAATCCGTTTTTAGTTCCGTCATTGTCCATCGAGGTAAATAGTATCTCTCCTGCTCCACGTGCTGCCACTTCAATTGCCCAATCGAATAAGTTAAGCTGGGTTGGGACTTTTCCTCCCACCAAATGTACAATCCATTGTCCGTTAATTTGTTTGGCATCTATAGCAACGACCACACACTGACTTCCGAATTTCTGAGCCAGATCATTAATCAACTGTGGATTTTTGACAGCCGAGGAATTGATCGAAACTTTATCAGCACCATTATTCAGTAAAATTTCAACATCTTCAACGCTTGAAATTCCACCACCGACAGTGAATGGAATATTAATTTTCTCCGCTACACTTCTTACCATATTTACAAGTGTTTTACGACGCTCTTCAGTGGCTGAAATATCCAGAAAAACCAATTCATCGGCACCTTCTGCGGAATAGATTTCTGCCAATTCAACCGGATCTCCCGCATCGCGAAGATCAACAAAGTTAACTCCTTTTACGGTTCTACCGTTTTTTATATCCAAACAGGGTATGATTCTTTTTGCTAACATTTCTTTAATGTGTTAATTGATGAGTGTGAGATGTGAGATGTAAAATGTAAAATGTGAATTGTAGATTGAATGTTCTTATATCTTACAAATAACATTTTGCATATCACATTTCACCTTTTACATTTTGCCAATAATATAATTTTCCAACTGTTTCAAAGAAATTCTTCCTTCATAAATCGCTTTTCCAATGATTGTTCCTTCACAACCAAGTTCGGCTAGTTTAGGTAATTCGTCGAAGGTTGAAATTCCTCCGGAGGCAATTAACTTAATCTGGACTCCGCTCGATTTGACATTACAATTTTCTAAAATTTTGCCATAAAGACTAAAACTTGGACCTTCCAGCATTCCATCCTTTGCAATATCGGTACAAATAACGTACTGAATGCCTTTGTTTTGATAGTCCTGAATGAACGGAATCAAATCTTCTTCGGAGTTTTCCAACCAGCCCGAAACGGCAATTTTTTCGTCTTTGGCGTCGGCACCCAGTATAATCTTCTCGGAACCATATTGAGAGATCCATTTTTGGAATATTTCTTTATTTTTTACGGCAATACTTCCACCTGTAATTTGGTTCGCTCCACTTTCAAAAGCAATTCTTAAATCATCATCTGATTTTAAACCCCCTCCAAAATCAATTTGCAGACTGGTTTGTGTCGCAATTTGCTCTAAGATTTTATAGTTGACAATTTTACTTGATTTGGCTCCGTCTAAATCGACTAAATGCAGATACTCAATGCCATGCGCTTCGAATGATTTTGCTACTTCCAGCGGATTTTCATTGTAAATTATTTTAGTATTGTAATCGCCTTTTGATAAGCGAACACATTTTCCGTCGATGATGTCTATGGCTGGTATTATTCTCATTTTGATTTGTGATTGTGGATTAACGATTTTCGATTTCTGATTTTTTTGATACTGATATTTCAAATTGGAATTTGGGATTTACGAAATTGGAATTTTTAGAAAATTATTAAGTATCTTTTCGCCGATATCACCACTCTTTTCTGGGTGAAATTGTGTTCCATAAAAATTATTCTTTTGTAATGCCGATGCGTATTCTACATCATAGTTTGTTGTTGCGATCGTATATTTGCAATTTGGTGCGTAGAAACTGTGAACCAAATACATAAATTCATTCTCGGCAATGTCTTTAAACAGATCCGATTTTAGATCGTAAATCTGATTCCACCCCATTTGCGGTACTTTTACATTAGACGAAAATTTTATGACATCTACGTCAAAAATCCCTAAACCTTTTGTGTTTCCTTCTTCCGTTGTATTACACATTAACTGCATACCAAGGCAGATTCCTAAAACGGGCTGTTTTAAGTTCGGAATCAAACGATCCAAACCGCTTTCTTTCAATTTTCCCATTGCTGAACTTGCTTCCCCTACTCCCGGAAAAATTACTTTGTCGGCTTTTTGAATTTCATCAGGATTATTGCTCAAAACAGCTTTAAAACCGAGTCTTTCTACTGCAAACATGATGCTTTGAATATTTCCTGCACCGTAGTTTATAATTACTATTTTCATTAATAAAAGCTTTATGCTGTAAGCCTTAAGCTCTAAGCTTATTGCCTATTGCTTATAGCTTATAGCGTTTTACAACATTCCTTTGGTCGAAGGCAAAATCATTTTCTCTGTATCTCTTTTCACGGCCACTTTTATCGCTTTTGCGAAAGCTTTAAAGATAGCCTCGATTTTGTGATGTTCGTTAGTTCCTTCAGCTTTGATGTTGATGTTTGCTTTTGCGCCATCTGAGAATGATTTAAAGAAGTGAAAAAACATTTCTGTTGGCATTTTACCTACCATTTCGCGTTTGAATTCAGTTTCCCAAACCAGCCAGTTCCTTCCACCAAAATCAATTGCGACCTGTGCCAGACAGTCGTCCATCGGAAGACAGAAACCATAACGCTCAATTCCCAGTTTGTTTCCAAGGGCTTTAGCGAAAACTTCTCCCAAGGCAATTGCAGTGTCTTCAATAGTGTGGTGTTCATCTACTTCCAAATCACCTTTGACCAATATTTCTAAATCCATTTGTCCGTGACGGGAAATTTGATCTAACATGTGGTCAAAAAAGGCAATTCCGGTTTCTATTTTACTTTTTCCGGTGCCATCCAGATTTAAATTGATAAAAATATCTGTTTCATTTGTTTTACGTGTAATCGAGGCCGAACGCCCTTCCAGTTTTAAAAACTCGTAGATCGTTTTCCATCTCATGGTTTGAAGAACAATAGTTTCATTTAATTCTTCACGTTTAGAAGAAATTTCATTGCTCCCAATTCCATCATTATCATTGATAAAAATAGCCTTCGCTCCCAGATTTTTAGCTAATTCAACATCGGTCAAACGATCTCCTAAAACAAAAGAATTTTCTAAATCATATTCGGGATTATTGATATATTGCGTCAGCATTCCCGTTCTTGGCTTTCTGGTTGGTGCATTATCCTCCGGAAAAGATCTGTCGATGAAAATAGCGTCAAATTTAATTCCTTCATTCTCAAAAGCTTTTAAGATGAAATTTTGTGTTGGCCAAAAAGTGTTTTCCGGAAAACTATCTGTTCCCAGGCCGTCCTGATTGGTAACCATTACCAATTCGTAATCTAACTCGTTGGCAATTTTAGCTAGGTATTGAAAGGCTTTTGGATAAAATTCTACTTTTTCTAAAGCATCTAATTGGTAATTTTCAGGTTCTAAAACAATCGTTCCGTCACGATCGATAAAAAGTACTTTTTTCATAGTTTGTTTTTTTATTCTGCCACAGATTAAAAAGATTATGATGATTTTTTGTTAGCCACGAATTACACAAATTTCACTAATTTAATTCGTTCAGGTTCGTGGCGAAAAGTTTTGTGGTTAAACTTTTACTTCAATAGTTTTAATTCTTTAATTAGAACAGCATTTTCTTCCGGAATCCCAATCGTCAAACGAAGGCAATTTTCGCATAAAGGCTGACTGGTTCTGTTTCGGATTACGATTCCTTTTTCAATTAACTGATCGTATCTTTTATTGGCATTATCAACTTTTACCAAAACAAAATTGGCTTCCGTTGGGTATACTTTTTCTACAAAACTGACCTCAAGTAAAACTATAATTAATTCTTCTCTTTGTTCAATTATTGAAGCTATTTCGTTCTCTATTTTTTCGGGGTCATTTAAACGATTTATGGCTCTTTGCTGGGTTAATTCATTTACATTATAAGGAGGTTTTATTTTATTCAGAACCGAAATCACAGCTTCGGAAGCATAGCAAATTCCTAATCGGATTCCGGCTAGTCCGTAGGCTTTTGAAAGCGTTTGCGTGATGATTAAATTTGGATATTCATCAAGTTCCGTCAGCCAGCTTTCCTTCTTTGAAAAGTCAATATAAGCTTCGTCAATGACTACCAGACCTTTAAAGTTTTGAAGCAATTTTACAACGCTCTCGTCTGAGAATGAATTTCCGGTAGGATTGTTTGGAGAGCATAAAAAGATAATTTTAGTCGAATCGTCAACAGCATCTAAAATTTGATCCACTTGTGGCTGAAAATCGGATGAAAGTAAAACTTCTCTGTTTTCGACTGCATTAATATCTGCCAGAACGCTGTACATTCCATAAGTTGGCGGAAGCGAAATAATATTATCTGTTTTAGGTTCACAGAACGCTCTGAAAAGTAAATCGAGAACTTCGTCACTTCCGTTTCCTAATAATATCTGACTTGGTTTTACCTTATTGTTCTTTGCTAAAATGGCTTTAACCGAAAGCTGCTGTGGGTCGGGATAACGATTTACTCCATTCTGAAATGGATTTTCATTCGCATCCAGAAAAATCATCTCGGCAATGTCAAAATCTTCAAACTCGTCACGTGCTGATGAATATGGCTTTAGAGATTTTACATTCTCTCTTGTTATGGTGTTTATATCGAATTTCATTTTTTTTGTTTTTTTCTAGAGTATAGAATAAAGAATAAAGAGAATAGACTTCTTGTCTCATTTGTGACTATTGTACTTTTACTATTATGCTTATTCTATATTCTTGACTCTATTCTCTTTCTTCTATTTTCTACACTCTTTCCTTCAAACTCTTTAATCGCAATGTAAC
It encodes the following:
- a CDS encoding carbohydrate-binding family 9-like protein, with amino-acid sequence MRILKIAILLCLMCSITTYSQNIFIPRTIQKVTIDGDLSDWKASFLGPFVIHDSGRKATQDTYVSFAWDNDNLYIAYRSIDSKIIGKAQQKDTEIFNTDDLVEIFIDPDGNGENYLEIGVNAYSSYYDLLLKCISPACGGWNMSIAFDALGLETQSKLTNEGFDTEIKIPFSSLNTIKNGNFSTPKVGTKWRGNAFRIDYGNITEYLALQAYKSSRFGFHQPQEFAVFEFAE
- the hisIE gene encoding bifunctional phosphoribosyl-AMP cyclohydrolase/phosphoribosyl-ATP diphosphatase HisIE — its product is MNVDIKSAHGLIPAIIQDAETKNVLMLGYMNEESLQKTIETQKVTFFSRSKQRLWTKGEESGNFLNLVSIKNDCDGDTLLIQANPVGPTCHTGADTCWQEENKENYGFLSSLENTIKTRRENADSEKSYVASLFEKGINKIAQKVGEEAVEVVIEAKDDNDDLFLSESADLLFHYLILLQAKGYQLNDVVDVLKKRQK
- the hisF gene encoding imidazole glycerol phosphate synthase subunit HisF; translation: MLAKRIIPCLDIKNGRTVKGVNFVDLRDAGDPVELAEIYSAEGADELVFLDISATEERRKTLVNMVRSVAEKINIPFTVGGGISSVEDVEILLNNGADKVSINSSAVKNPQLINDLAQKFGSQCVVVAIDAKQINGQWIVHLVGGKVPTQLNLFDWAIEVAARGAGEILFTSMDNDGTKNGFANEALAKLSELVNIPIIASGGAGTIQHFVDSFKEGKADAALAASVFHFKEIEIKTLKQELKNNNIEVRI
- the hisA gene encoding 1-(5-phosphoribosyl)-5-[(5-phosphoribosylamino)methylideneamino]imidazole-4-carboxamide isomerase; the protein is MRIIPAIDIIDGKCVRLSKGDYNTKIIYNENPLEVAKSFEAHGIEYLHLVDLDGAKSSKIVNYKILEQIATQTSLQIDFGGGLKSDDDLRIAFESGANQITGGSIAVKNKEIFQKWISQYGSEKIILGADAKDEKIAVSGWLENSEEDLIPFIQDYQNKGIQYVICTDIAKDGMLEGPSFSLYGKILENCNVKSSGVQIKLIASGGISTFDELPKLAELGCEGTIIGKAIYEGRISLKQLENYIIGKM
- the hisH gene encoding imidazole glycerol phosphate synthase subunit HisH, which encodes MKIVIINYGAGNIQSIMFAVERLGFKAVLSNNPDEIQKADKVIFPGVGEASSAMGKLKESGLDRLIPNLKQPVLGICLGMQLMCNTTEEGNTKGLGIFDVDVIKFSSNVKVPQMGWNQIYDLKSDLFKDIAENEFMYLVHSFYAPNCKYTIATTNYDVEYASALQKNNFYGTQFHPEKSGDIGEKILNNFLKIPIS
- the hisB gene encoding bifunctional histidinol-phosphatase/imidazoleglycerol-phosphate dehydratase HisB, which gives rise to MKKVLFIDRDGTIVLEPENYQLDALEKVEFYPKAFQYLAKIANELDYELVMVTNQDGLGTDSFPENTFWPTQNFILKAFENEGIKFDAIFIDRSFPEDNAPTRKPRTGMLTQYINNPEYDLENSFVLGDRLTDVELAKNLGAKAIFINDNDGIGSNEISSKREELNETIVLQTMRWKTIYEFLKLEGRSASITRKTNETDIFINLNLDGTGKSKIETGIAFFDHMLDQISRHGQMDLEILVKGDLEVDEHHTIEDTAIALGEVFAKALGNKLGIERYGFCLPMDDCLAQVAIDFGGRNWLVWETEFKREMVGKMPTEMFFHFFKSFSDGAKANINIKAEGTNEHHKIEAIFKAFAKAIKVAVKRDTEKMILPSTKGML
- the hisC gene encoding histidinol-phosphate transaminase; the encoded protein is MKFDINTITRENVKSLKPYSSARDEFEDFDIAEMIFLDANENPFQNGVNRYPDPQQLSVKAILAKNNKVKPSQILLGNGSDEVLDLLFRAFCEPKTDNIISLPPTYGMYSVLADINAVENREVLLSSDFQPQVDQILDAVDDSTKIIFLCSPNNPTGNSFSDESVVKLLQNFKGLVVIDEAYIDFSKKESWLTELDEYPNLIITQTLSKAYGLAGIRLGICYASEAVISVLNKIKPPYNVNELTQQRAINRLNDPEKIENEIASIIEQREELIIVLLEVSFVEKVYPTEANFVLVKVDNANKRYDQLIEKGIVIRNRTSQPLCENCLRLTIGIPEENAVLIKELKLLK